The following are from one region of the Methanoculleus caldifontis genome:
- a CDS encoding isocitrate/isopropylmalate dehydrogenase family protein, which translates to MQHRVAAIGGDGIGPEIVAAGREVLDAAGERYGFDIAWTDFDIGAERYLATGELLTEEDIRELSKFNAIYFGAIGDDRVKPGILEKGILLAIRFHFDQFINLRPIKLLDGVTTPLANKKPEDIDFVVVRENTEDFYVGIGSRFTGRHEQKTLEVVRDIYSVKFGLDVETDADELAYQIGVITRPGAERVIRYAFDLAERREKKLTSVDKANVLSDVYGLWRDVFTDVAAGYPDVRTEFNFVDAVTMWFVKNPEWFDVVVTPNMFGDIITDLGAMIQGGLGLAPGGNINPAGTSMFEPIHGSAPKYRGMDVANPLATVWAGSMLLDHIGEHEAAAAVLRAIEQSILDGYVTRDMGGAKKTSEVGQYLASLVRTV; encoded by the coding sequence ATGCAACATCGAGTAGCGGCAATCGGCGGGGACGGGATCGGCCCCGAGATCGTGGCGGCGGGCAGAGAGGTCCTCGACGCCGCGGGCGAGCGGTATGGGTTTGATATCGCGTGGACGGACTTCGACATCGGGGCGGAGCGCTACCTTGCGACCGGGGAACTCCTGACCGAGGAGGATATCCGGGAGCTCTCGAAGTTCAACGCGATCTACTTCGGCGCCATCGGCGACGACCGGGTGAAGCCGGGGATCCTCGAGAAGGGGATCCTGCTCGCCATCCGGTTCCACTTCGACCAGTTCATCAACCTCAGACCGATCAAGCTCCTCGACGGCGTCACGACGCCGCTCGCGAACAAGAAGCCGGAGGACATCGACTTCGTCGTCGTTCGGGAGAACACCGAGGACTTCTACGTCGGGATCGGCTCGCGGTTCACCGGAAGACACGAGCAGAAGACCCTCGAGGTCGTCCGTGACATCTACAGCGTCAAATTCGGCCTCGACGTCGAGACCGACGCCGACGAACTCGCCTACCAGATCGGGGTGATCACCCGGCCGGGCGCGGAGCGGGTGATCCGCTACGCCTTCGACCTCGCAGAGCGGCGGGAGAAGAAACTCACCTCGGTCGACAAGGCAAACGTCCTCTCCGACGTCTACGGCCTCTGGCGGGATGTCTTCACCGACGTCGCCGCCGGCTACCCGGACGTCCGGACCGAGTTCAACTTCGTCGACGCCGTCACGATGTGGTTCGTCAAGAACCCCGAGTGGTTCGACGTCGTCGTCACCCCGAATATGTTCGGCGACATCATCACCGACCTCGGCGCCATGATCCAGGGCGGGCTCGGCCTCGCCCCCGGCGGGAACATCAACCCCGCGGGGACGTCGATGTTCGAGCCGATCCACGGCTCCGCGCCGAAATACCGGGGCATGGACGTCGCAAACCCGCTCGCGACCGTCTGGGCGGGCTCGATGCTCCTCGACCACATCGGGGAGCACGAAGCGGCGGCGGCGGTCCTCCGGGCGATCGAGCAGAGCATCCTCGATGGATACGTCACCCGGGATATGGGCGGGGCGAAGAAGACGAGCGAGGTCGGGCAGTACCTCGCGTCGCTCGTCCGGACGGTGTAG
- a CDS encoding 3-isopropylmalate dehydratase small subunit: MRVWKFGDDIDTDAIIPGRFLTIYDPAELAKHAFEGTRDEFAKEAREGDVVVGGTNFGCGSSREHAPLALLGAGVKVVVAKSFARIFYRNAVNTGLLPLVCPEADAIADGDAVNVDLAGGYIEANGRRLAVEPVPGFLKEIVDAGGLVSYAKNLDEVKRCNIE; encoded by the coding sequence ATGCGGGTATGGAAGTTCGGCGACGATATCGATACGGACGCGATCATCCCCGGCAGGTTCCTCACGATTTACGATCCGGCGGAGCTCGCGAAGCACGCGTTCGAGGGGACGCGGGATGAGTTTGCGAAAGAGGCGCGGGAAGGCGACGTCGTGGTTGGGGGGACCAACTTCGGGTGCGGCTCCTCCCGCGAGCACGCGCCGCTCGCGCTCCTCGGCGCCGGGGTGAAGGTCGTGGTCGCGAAGTCCTTTGCGAGGATCTTCTACCGGAACGCCGTCAACACGGGGCTCCTGCCCCTGGTCTGTCCGGAGGCGGACGCTATAGCAGACGGCGACGCCGTCAACGTGGACCTCGCCGGCGGCTACATCGAGGCGAACGGCAGAAGGCTCGCGGTCGAGCCGGTGCCCGGTTTCCTCAAGGAGATCGTCGATGCCGGCGGCCTCGTATCCTACGCGAAGAACCTGGATGAGGTGAAGAGATGCAACATCGAGTAG
- a CDS encoding 3-isopropylmalate dehydratase large subunit, giving the protein MAATIAEKIFSMKCGRSVRAGDVVMAPVDAAMIHDITGPLAVRVFREMGGERVYDPERIIMLFDHQVPADSIPAAENHVFMRQFAAEQGIHNYDLLEGVCHQVVMEKGRAAPGEIIVGTDSHTCTYGAAGAFATGIGSTDMGFVLKFGALYFRVPESILVEVDGRFGRRVGPKDLILSLAGDIGADGATYMALEFTGRAMEKMNMAGRMTCANMAIEMGAKAGIVRPDAATWDYVAARRDIEPFDLAGDVDATYRDRRRYDVTDLAPQVAVPHNVDNVVDVTKVAGTKVDQVFIGSCTNGRYEDLFEAAEVMGSADAFAPGVRVIVIPASRTEYLKALRAGLIERFVEAGALVEAPCCGPCMGGAFGLLAPGEVSLSTSNRNFRGRQGSTQALVYLSSPATAAASALYGEITDPREV; this is encoded by the coding sequence ATGGCGGCGACGATCGCAGAGAAGATATTCTCGATGAAGTGCGGTAGATCCGTCCGCGCGGGCGACGTGGTGATGGCCCCGGTGGACGCGGCGATGATCCACGACATCACCGGCCCGCTTGCGGTCCGGGTCTTCCGTGAGATGGGAGGAGAGCGCGTGTATGATCCGGAGCGGATCATTATGCTCTTCGACCACCAGGTGCCCGCCGATTCGATACCGGCTGCCGAGAACCATGTCTTCATGCGGCAGTTTGCAGCGGAGCAGGGGATCCACAACTACGACCTCCTGGAGGGCGTCTGCCACCAGGTCGTGATGGAGAAGGGGCGGGCGGCGCCGGGCGAGATCATCGTCGGGACCGACTCCCACACCTGCACCTACGGTGCGGCGGGCGCGTTCGCGACCGGGATCGGCTCGACCGATATGGGGTTCGTCCTGAAGTTCGGGGCGCTCTACTTCCGGGTGCCCGAGAGCATCCTCGTCGAGGTCGACGGGAGATTCGGCCGGAGAGTCGGTCCGAAGGACCTCATCCTCTCGCTCGCCGGGGATATCGGCGCCGACGGCGCGACCTATATGGCGCTTGAGTTCACGGGCCGGGCCATGGAGAAGATGAATATGGCCGGCCGGATGACCTGCGCGAACATGGCGATCGAGATGGGTGCGAAGGCCGGGATCGTCCGGCCCGACGCGGCCACCTGGGATTACGTCGCCGCACGCCGGGATATCGAGCCCTTCGACCTTGCGGGCGACGTGGACGCAACCTACCGGGACCGCCGGCGCTACGACGTCACCGACCTCGCACCCCAGGTCGCCGTCCCCCACAACGTCGACAACGTCGTCGACGTCACAAAGGTCGCGGGGACGAAGGTCGACCAGGTCTTCATCGGCTCCTGCACGAACGGGCGCTACGAGGACCTTTTCGAGGCGGCCGAGGTGATGGGGAGTGCTGATGCGTTCGCCCCCGGCGTCCGGGTGATCGTCATCCCGGCCTCGCGGACGGAGTATCTCAAGGCCCTCCGGGCCGGCCTCATCGAGCGGTTCGTCGAGGCGGGAGCCCTTGTGGAAGCACCGTGCTGCGGTCCCTGCATGGGCGGGGCGTTCGGGCTCCTTGCCCCCGGCGAAGTCTCGCTCTCGACCTCGAACCGGAACTTCCGGGGGAGGCAGGGGAGCACGCAGGCCCTGGTCTACCTCTCTTCGCCGGCGACGGCGGCGGCAAGCGCCCTCTACGGCGAGATCACCGACCCGAGGGAGGTGTGA
- the mutS gene encoding DNA mismatch repair protein MutS: MTDGPTPAMRQYYSVKTRYPDAILFFRMGDFYETFGEDAGVVARELDITLTARGKDKNGDRMPLAGVPHHAADGYIARLVGKGYKVVICDQIEDPKTAKGVVKRDVTRVITPGTLIDSSMLGSAGARYLMAVAPDRKETYGLAFLDVSTGEFFVSAGRDYADIVSEAVRYRPSEVIVPESLPDALPDRLETVGVTVSRYRDDAFDTDAACERLCRQFGTATLDGYGCAGLSGAIAAAGAALRYAQETQQSPLSHITGLSTRIPTGNMVLDAITLRNLELTAGIRGEGDGSTLLAALDVTETSMGSRTMRSFLVAPLVRKAAIEARLDAVGWFVGHSIERQALRAALGEFADIERIAGRIAYGNAGPRDLFTLRESLEAIPDVKTLFAGDVPALVREALDAMDDHARVVDLVGRAIVDDPPALAKSGGMIREGFNANLDELRHLATTGKDWIVEFQQQERERTGIKSLKVAYNRVFGYFIEVTRPNLHLVPPEYERRQTTANGERYTIPDLREKEAMIATAEERLSALEAEIYAELVRTLAEEVPPLQATARAVGLLDVYAALAEVAARYGYSRPVIEENGRVVIRDGRHPVVERHLPVPFVPNDTDLDSSGDQIMIITGANMAGKSTYMRAVALCCIMAQMGSFVPARHATVGIVDRVFTRVGAFDDLASGQSTFMVEMLELANILNNATAQSLVILDEIGRGTSTLDGCAIARSVVEFLHGKASAGPRTLFATHFHDLIDLEGSQKRVKNFHFAVRDTGEDVVFLRKIIPGATDRSYGVHVAHLAGVPKKVTDRAIELLKEASTRETPAGPRAPRYTQMLLVDSGERAVAENPAVGELRSLNPDEMTPIEALNALCRLRKMANGERCDR, translated from the coding sequence ATGACCGACGGACCGACCCCGGCAATGCGGCAGTACTACTCGGTGAAGACCCGTTACCCCGATGCGATCCTCTTCTTCCGGATGGGGGACTTCTACGAGACGTTCGGCGAAGACGCCGGCGTGGTGGCCCGCGAACTCGATATCACCCTGACGGCGCGTGGGAAAGATAAGAACGGCGACCGGATGCCGCTCGCGGGCGTCCCGCACCACGCCGCCGACGGCTACATCGCCCGCCTGGTAGGCAAGGGCTACAAGGTGGTGATCTGCGATCAAATAGAGGACCCGAAGACCGCAAAGGGCGTCGTGAAGCGCGACGTGACCAGGGTGATCACGCCGGGCACCCTGATAGACTCCTCGATGCTCGGCTCGGCGGGCGCCCGGTACCTGATGGCGGTCGCCCCCGACCGGAAGGAGACCTACGGCCTCGCGTTCCTTGACGTCTCCACCGGCGAGTTCTTCGTCTCCGCCGGGCGGGACTATGCCGATATCGTCTCGGAGGCGGTCAGGTACCGCCCCTCGGAGGTCATCGTCCCCGAGAGCCTTCCTGACGCGCTCCCGGACCGGCTCGAGACCGTCGGGGTGACGGTGAGCCGCTACCGCGACGACGCGTTCGACACGGACGCGGCGTGCGAGCGCCTTTGTAGGCAGTTCGGGACGGCGACGCTCGACGGCTACGGCTGTGCCGGGTTGAGCGGCGCGATCGCCGCGGCCGGAGCGGCGCTCCGCTACGCCCAGGAGACCCAGCAGTCGCCCCTCTCCCACATCACAGGGCTTTCGACCCGGATCCCGACGGGGAACATGGTTCTCGACGCGATCACCCTCCGGAACCTCGAACTCACGGCGGGGATCCGGGGCGAGGGTGACGGGAGCACCCTGCTTGCCGCCCTCGACGTCACCGAGACCTCGATGGGGAGCCGGACGATGCGGTCGTTCCTGGTCGCCCCCCTGGTCCGGAAGGCGGCGATCGAGGCGAGGCTCGATGCCGTCGGGTGGTTCGTCGGCCACTCCATCGAGCGGCAGGCGCTCCGCGCAGCGCTCGGCGAGTTCGCCGACATCGAGCGGATCGCGGGGAGGATCGCCTACGGGAACGCCGGCCCCCGCGACCTCTTCACGCTCAGGGAGTCGCTCGAGGCGATACCGGACGTGAAGACGCTCTTTGCTGGCGACGTGCCGGCCCTCGTCCGCGAGGCCCTCGACGCGATGGACGACCATGCCCGCGTCGTCGACCTTGTCGGGCGGGCGATCGTCGACGACCCGCCGGCGCTCGCGAAGTCCGGCGGGATGATCCGCGAGGGGTTCAATGCGAATCTCGACGAACTCCGGCACCTCGCGACGACCGGGAAGGACTGGATCGTGGAGTTCCAGCAGCAGGAGCGGGAGCGGACCGGCATCAAGTCGCTCAAGGTCGCCTACAACCGGGTCTTCGGCTACTTCATCGAGGTGACGAGGCCGAACCTGCACCTGGTCCCGCCGGAGTACGAGCGGAGGCAGACGACCGCGAACGGCGAGCGCTACACGATACCCGATCTCCGGGAGAAGGAGGCGATGATCGCGACCGCGGAGGAGCGCCTTTCCGCACTCGAGGCGGAGATCTACGCCGAACTCGTCCGGACGCTCGCAGAAGAGGTCCCCCCCCTCCAGGCAACCGCACGTGCCGTGGGGCTGCTCGACGTCTACGCGGCCCTCGCCGAGGTCGCGGCCCGCTACGGCTACTCCCGCCCGGTCATCGAGGAGAACGGCCGGGTCGTCATCCGCGACGGCCGCCACCCGGTCGTGGAGCGGCACCTCCCGGTCCCGTTCGTCCCGAACGACACCGACCTCGATAGTTCCGGCGACCAGATCATGATCATCACCGGGGCGAACATGGCGGGGAAGTCCACCTACATGCGGGCGGTGGCGCTCTGCTGCATCATGGCCCAGATGGGGAGTTTCGTCCCGGCCCGCCACGCCACGGTCGGGATCGTCGACCGGGTCTTCACCAGGGTCGGGGCGTTCGACGACCTCGCCTCCGGCCAATCGACGTTCATGGTCGAGATGCTCGAACTGGCAAACATCTTAAACAACGCGACGGCGCAGAGCCTGGTCATCCTCGACGAGATAGGACGCGGGACGAGCACGCTCGACGGGTGCGCGATCGCCCGGTCCGTGGTGGAGTTCCTCCACGGCAAGGCCTCCGCCGGCCCCCGGACCCTCTTTGCGACCCACTTCCACGACCTCATCGACCTCGAGGGGTCGCAGAAGCGGGTGAAGAACTTCCACTTCGCCGTGAGGGATACAGGGGAGGACGTGGTCTTCCTCCGCAAGATCATCCCCGGCGCGACCGACCGGAGTTACGGCGTCCACGTGGCGCACCTCGCCGGGGTCCCGAAGAAGGTGACCGACCGGGCGATAGAACTCCTCAAGGAGGCCTCGACGCGGGAGACCCCGGCCGGACCGCGGGCGCCCCGCTACACCCAGATGCTCCTCGTCGACTCCGGCGAGAGGGCGGTCGCCGAGAACCCGGCGGTCGGGGAACTCAGGAGCCTCAATCCTGACGAGATGACGCCGATAGAAGCGTTGAACGCCCTCTGCCGCCTCAGGAAGATGGCAAACGGAGAGAGGTGCGACCGATGA